In a single window of the uncultured Dysgonomonas sp. genome:
- a CDS encoding rhomboid family intramembrane serine protease codes for MAFNIADILPIIIIVLTVLTSIKGFNDMAFFDRYKFEVGAILGKSKQWDRLLTSATLHGDYMHLIFNMMTLYFFSGVIIQSLGIWQYLTIYFLSIIGGGLLSLWVHRKEYYYSAIGASGGVVGILFAAIALYPDMTLGVMFILPMKGWIFGILYLGYSIYGMQTRQGNIGHDAHLGGAAIGLILAIVFAPVILQIHTLYIGIMIIPLIVLAYLVLRKK; via the coding sequence ATGGCATTCAATATTGCGGATATACTACCTATCATTATCATCGTGCTTACTGTGCTTACCAGTATAAAGGGGTTTAATGATATGGCCTTCTTCGACAGGTATAAATTTGAAGTGGGAGCTATATTGGGTAAATCGAAACAGTGGGACAGGCTGTTGACTTCGGCAACATTGCATGGCGATTACATGCATCTCATTTTTAATATGATGACTTTGTATTTCTTCTCCGGTGTAATCATACAATCTTTGGGTATCTGGCAATATTTGACAATTTATTTCTTATCCATCATAGGAGGAGGCTTATTGTCCTTATGGGTTCACCGTAAAGAATATTATTATAGTGCTATCGGTGCTTCGGGTGGCGTTGTAGGCATCTTGTTTGCCGCCATAGCTTTATATCCGGATATGACGCTTGGGGTGATGTTTATCCTTCCCATGAAAGGATGGATCTTCGGAATACTCTATCTGGGATATTCCATATACGGTATGCAGACCAGACAAGGGAATATAGGACATGACGCGCATCTAGGAGGTGCTGCTATAGGGCTTATTCTGGCTATAGTTTTTGCACCGGTAATACTTCAGATCCATACATTATATATCGGAATAATGATAATTCCTTTGATTGTTTTGGCATATCTTGTTTTAAGAAAGAAATAA
- a CDS encoding OmpA family protein encodes MKQFSILAAIFMSCAVIFSSCGASDTVKGGGIGAGAGGALGAGIGAIIGGGKGAAWGAGIGAVVGGTAGAVIGNKMDKQKKELEQINGAQVESINDGQAIKVTFESGILFATNSSTLNSASQSALTSFATSLNNNPDTDVQIYGHTDNTGSDAINNPLSEKRAQSVYNFLQTKGVSGSRMVSQGFGSTQPVADNSTVAGRSQNRRVEIYILPNEKMIKDAEQGK; translated from the coding sequence ATGAAACAGTTTTCAATTCTTGCAGCAATATTTATGAGTTGCGCAGTTATATTTTCTAGCTGTGGAGCTAGTGATACAGTAAAAGGTGGTGGTATCGGAGCAGGAGCAGGAGGAGCTCTTGGCGCAGGTATCGGAGCCATTATCGGTGGAGGTAAAGGTGCTGCATGGGGTGCAGGTATCGGAGCTGTAGTAGGAGGTACTGCAGGTGCTGTTATCGGAAACAAAATGGATAAACAAAAGAAAGAATTGGAACAGATCAATGGTGCTCAGGTTGAGTCTATCAATGACGGGCAAGCTATCAAAGTTACTTTCGAATCAGGTATCTTGTTTGCTACTAACTCAAGCACACTGAATTCTGCTTCTCAAAGTGCACTGACAAGCTTTGCAACTTCTTTGAACAACAATCCTGATACAGATGTTCAGATATACGGTCACACAGACAATACTGGTTCTGATGCGATCAATAATCCATTATCTGAAAAGCGAGCACAATCGGTTTATAACTTCCTTCAAACTAAAGGAGTGTCTGGTAGCCGTATGGTATCTCAGGGTTTCGGTTCTACTCAGCCTGTTGCTGACAATAGTACTGTTGCAGGAAGAAGCCAAAACCGCCGTGTTGAGATCTATATCCTTCCTAATGAAAAGATGATCAAAGACGCTGAACAAGGTAAGTAA
- a CDS encoding GlsB/YeaQ/YmgE family stress response membrane protein produces MGFIWSIIIGILAGFIAGKIMKGSGFGLILNLIVGVVGGLLGGWIFTLLGLGVNGIIGNLVMSTIGAIVLLWIISLFSRKKE; encoded by the coding sequence ATGGGATTTATATGGTCAATTATAATCGGTATTCTGGCCGGATTTATCGCCGGCAAAATAATGAAGGGTAGTGGTTTCGGTCTTATCCTTAACCTTATAGTCGGAGTTGTTGGAGGTTTACTCGGCGGATGGATATTTACGTTGCTCGGCCTGGGTGTAAATGGTATTATAGGTAATCTGGTAATGTCCACAATCGGTGCAATTGTACTGCTTTGGATAATATCCCTGTTTAGCCGCAAGAAAGAATAG